Below is a window of 'Nostoc azollae' 0708 DNA.
AATAACTCTACTCATACACAAAAAATGAAGGGTTTGCTTTATGACTATCTTCTATCGAGAGAAATTTGCGATACAATAGAAGTAAATTTCTTACATTCACCTGCTTATTCACCTGATTTTAATTTAGCTGAGTATGAAATCCATTTACTTCGACTACAGAAATTACATCATTTACCATCTACTGTTACTATGGAGCAAATCCGATTATCTCTTGAAGATGTCAAATACTTGATGTCAAATACTTGATGAATCCTCAGCAGATATTCCGGACTTTATCACACCTGAGTGTGACTTGCTATCTAACCCTATTCTTTTAGTAGAAAGGGATCGGCAGTCCTATTGAGGAGCATGTTTTAAAAGTCACTAGTGGTGTATTAAATATCTTCACATCCCCCTAAATTCACGCCACTTGACCGCAGTAACTGCCCTTAAAAAGCTTCCAATTACCTACTATACAAATTCTACCAGAAGAATATTTTATGAAAATCAAATAATCAGACAATTCCGGTTTTTTAGATGTTGTATATAGACTTGACATTATTTATTTATAGAATAAATTATATTTTGTAAGGCACACATTAGTATCAATATAAACCCCTAATGCCTAGCTTAACAACTGAAAATATCTGCTAATTACTTAATTTGAAATAAAATTTCATCTATCTATGAACATTTTTATTCCTCCTTCACAAATTTTGATTGATCTATCAATCAAAAAATCGCTAGGCTGTGTCAGTAAAGACCGGGTAAAAATAGGAGGTAGGTTGATAAATATACGTGATGATTTGCTTTGTTACCATGATTTATATCACTTAGAAGTTTCTTGTTTGCCAAGAATTAAAATGGGAAATTATCAAGTCAGTGGAATTCATGGTATTAATTCACCAATTTTTCATGATACAGAAATCATCTCCGAGTATCATCCTCTTTTAGATGAAGCGCGTGTAGCATTTCATGAATGGTTAACTCGTACATCTATTTTCAATACATTGAAACTGATTGGTTGGTCAATTTGGCTAATTACTCAAGGGGTCAACCCTATAGGGGTGTTAATTCGTCATTTGAAAGTGTTGAACTGGGATATTATTTTTTATCCAACCCATCACCAAAGGAAATGGAAATTAAGCGCATTACTAATGAATTGCAAAAGGAGTGTCCAAGCCAAGGAATCAATCCGAAATCCTTCGACTGAGGCTTCTGAACATCCAAAATCCTCAATCCCCCAGATTTAATCTAAGTAGGAAGGCACAAAAGAACCTTAGACGCGCAGCGGCTTGTCGGAGAGTAGTATGTAACGAAAAGTAAAATCGACTAAAACCTCTTCCCTATTGCATGAGTGCCTCTTGCCCTTCGGGTTCTCCAGTCAGACCCTGGGGGAAGGCGAAGCGCCTACATGGGGGAAACCACGCCACTTCCTTTATGCCGGGAAACCTTTCCACCGCAGTGGTTCCCCAAGACTGCTGTGGTTCACCTCTTGCCTTGTCATAACAACAATTGTTAACACCCACCTACTTAATATCCTTTGACTGAGGCTTGTGAACGTTTAAAATCCAAAATCGGATAACTACCGTAAATGTGGTGTCTTGATCCAAAAAGCCCCAATCTACAACTCCAAAATGATAACATTTTCAGCTAGTAGTGTTAGAGTGACAGGAAATTGATCGGAATCTTTCTCTTCGAGACACTAGGCTAACAGCAAGTATCCATGCTGAAGAAACTACAAAACAAGCAAATTTATCTGATTGCTGGTGCAGGACTATGTGCCTTTTTAGTGGGGGGTATGATATCAGCCCCACAAGCTGGAAAAACCCTCAGTCAATGGTTGAATCTGAGTCAGAATGAGCCAGAACAGTTATCTAAATCGAATAAGACCAACTCAATTGTATTTACTTTAGTATCTCAATCTTTACCGGAAAGAGTAACTAAACTAATTGAAATTACTGGGAAAGGGAGTTCTCCAGATAGGGAACGGGCCCGTTATCTTTTGGCAAGTGATTACATTGAAACTGACCAAGGGGAAAAAGCACTAAGTTTGCTGGAAGGGCTGGAAAAAGACTATCCTGCTTTAGCAGCTTATATTTTGCTCAAGCAAGCCCAGGCGCAAGATATTCTGGGTGAGAAGGGTAAGGCTTCGGATCTGCGGCAAAAGGTTCTGAAAGATTATCCCCAAGAAGCTGCGGCAGTTAAGGCTATATATTTGATTGGGCAACTAAAATTACATGATCAGGCGATCGCAAAATTTCCTTCCCATCCCCTCACCTGGGAAATTATCCGCAAACGCTTACAAGATAATCCCAATCAATCTAAGTTACAATTAACCTTAGCAAAATATGCTGCTGATGAGCCGGGAATTGTGGGAATTTTAGATCAGTTGGTGAAACAGCCTCAACTCACACCAGCAGATTGGGAATTAATTGGTTCAGTATATTGGGAAAATAATCAATTTACCAAGGCGGCTACGGCTTATGCTAAAGCGCCAAAAACGGCAAAAAATTTGTACCGCACGGCCAGGGGATTGCAGTTAGATAAAAAGCGAGATCAAGCAGTTGTTCTTTATAAACAACAGGTACAACAATTTCCCACCGCCGAAGAGACAGGAACAGCCCTATTAAGATTAGCAGAAATCGCTCCAGGTAAAGGTGTCATATCTTATCTTGACCAAATTATTAATAAGTTTCCTAAACAAGCGCCTAGCGCACTAGTAAAAAAAGCCCAATTATTGGAAACTCTCAAAGATAACCAGTCAGCTAATACAGCTTGGAAATTACTGTTAGGTAAGTACAGCAACTCTGAGGAAGCAGCAGAATATCGCTGGAAAACTGCCCTCAATAGATCCAAATCTAGAGATTATGTAGGTGCATGGCAATGGGCGCAACCAATTGCTATAGAAAATCCTAAAAGTATTTTGGCACCCAGAGCAAGTTTTTGGGTAGGTAAATGGGCAACTATGCTGGGAAAACAACAGGAAGCCCACAATGCTTACAAATACGTACTTAGCCAATTTCCCCAATCTTATTATGCATGGCGTTCTGCCAGCATTTTAGGTTGGGATGTAGGTGATTTTAATAACCTGCGGTTGATGAACCCGGAAATTATCCCACCGCAACGTCCTGTACCGACAGCGGGTTCAGATGCTTTTAAGGAGTTATATTTGCTAGGACAGGATCATGATGCTTGGTTAGAGTGGGAAAGTGAATTTAAGAACAAAAGCCAACCGACTGTAGCCGAACAATTTACGGAAGGGTTGATGCGGTTAGCAAAGGGTGAAAATCTATCCGGTATTACGAAGATATCTAAATTAGAAGATCGGGAAACACCCGCTGAATACGAAGAATATGCAGCTTTAAGCAAACAGATTAGTTATTGGCAAGCCCGTTATCCTTTCCCCTATTTCGAAGAGATTGCCAAGTGGTCTACAGCACGTCAAGTTAATCCTCTCCTGGTTACAGCTTTGATGCGGCAGGAGTCCATGTTTCAGCCCAAAATTAAATCTACAGTGGGTGCAACTGGTTTAATGCAGGTAATGCCCAGTACAGCGGCTTGGATAGCCCCACAAATCAATGTGGATATGAAAACCCTTGATTTGGAAAATCCCAACGATAACATCATGCTGGGTACATGGTATTTGGATCATACTCATCAGCAATATGGTAATAATTCTATGTTAGCGCTCGCTAGTTACAATGCAGGACCGGGTAACGTTGCCAAATGGTTGCAAACCATACCCAAACAAGACCCAGATGAGTTTTTAGAAGAAATCCCCTTTGGTGAAACCAGAAATTACGTCAGGCAAGTATTGGGTAACTACTGGAACTATATGCGTTTGTATAACCCATCAATTTCCGCTTTAGTGGCTAAGTACTCAGCAGAACAACCGAAATTACCAATACAGTAAATCAGTTATCAGTTATCAGTTATGAAAGGGGTGTAGGGGAGAAGAAGAAATATTCCTTCTTCTTTCTTCCTCCTGACTTCTTCCTCCTGACTCCTGTTCTTAGTTTACTTTGTAAAGTAAAAGTGGAGTCACTTAGTCATATCTGAGAAATTACATAAAAACTTATCTGATGTAAGTATTTTAAATTATGTATGATTTATGATGAGCCCATAATGTTCAATCATGTTAATCACTCAGGGAGCAAAATCTATGCAGCTTATTAACCGAAATGATACTCAGAACCAACCACAAGTTTCTACTGATAAGAGTGATTCCAATCAAGACAAGTCGAATATATAAACTTTGGAAAATTTGGTTCAAACATTGGAAGAGGTTGCTAATTACTTAAGTAGTAAGTAACCTTTAGCTACAATGTAGTACTGCACAAAGAGCGATCAATTTCCACTGTTTTAGGATAATTCTCTAAATAATCTTTTAGTAGTTCGCAACCTTGTTTGATTAAAAAATCCAGCTTAATATCAGACAGGCTGCGTAAAATTATCGTTCTATTACCACTACCAGCACCCAAAGTTTTACCATCAGGACTAAAACTGATACTGGTCAACTCATCCTTCTCACCCTTTAAAACCATCAGCAAAGTTCCATCCTGATTCCAAAGCCTAATCTTATCATCGCTGTTAACAGCTAAAATATTACCATCAGGATTAAAACTCAGACTGATAAAACTATCACCATTCCGAGGTAATCGTTTCCGCAAAATACCGTCACGATTCCAAAGTTCTACCCTACTATCAATACTAAAAGTTAGCAATCACACAACAAGCTTTTTTGGGATGGATCAATAACTAGGGCCATTGACCCTATGAGGAAAACAACACTTCTTGTTGTGGGAACTGGGTCAAATAGAAATTGGACTGGGAACATTAGTAGCTAATAGATGGTCCAGTGGCTCAAAGTATTAATAGCCTCAAACAGTGGATAAAACAAACCTAGCCTCATCTCCTTGGGCATGAAACACCCTGGGTAGTCAAAGGGGTGAAACAATGGTTATGGATTTTTGCCAATAGTGACTTCCCTTGATTTTATGAGTCTGATACTCCTTGTCCTACCGAATTAGAATCCATTGTGGGTTCAAGTTACTCTGGTGTACTCAGTTCTGATGACTTTACTGCCTATAACAATTATCCGGTCACAACTCAACATAAATGTCAGGCACATCTACCCTACCCCGTCACTTCAAGACACTAATCAAGATTCCTGGCTTCAATCACCGAAAAATTGGCACAAAATTCATGGACCTCATAGATGAAGGTTTTAAAAACTACCCTTTATTCCAACAAACCCAAAACCTTCATGAATTCTTGACTTGGCCATCCTAGTTTCAATCAAAAGTTGAATCTTCCATTCATTCATTGATCAAGCCCCAGGGGAACCTGGTAAACTTTTACCTTCCTTAGGCAATAGACCTTGATCATAATTTAGGTGAACCAAGGTTAGGTTTAGCACTGACACAATGAAAAGTCTGTGGTGGTTCTCTTTCTCTGGAGCTATTCCAACATCCTGCCAATTTATTGACGGTTATACAAACTTGTCATCGTCAAGCACTTCCTCTAATTGAGTGTTTTGACCAACCTATGAAAGCCATGGTTCACTCTGCTTTCCATACACCTTCTTTAATCCCTCTTCCTTAGACCTGAATCCTTACTTTTAATTTGGTGATTTTGAGGATTTTCATTGTGTAAAGCTAGTACAAATAAATAGTCTGTTCCCTATCAGACAATATTTAACAATGGACTAGTATTCATTGCAAATTTTATCGGTGTTGCTGCCCAAATAGCAAAATCTGGTGCTAATTATACTACTTTTTACAAAACTTCCTCATTCACCCAGATTTCCATTAGAAATGGGTGAGGTTTGCGAAATTCGTCACGGATTTGATTAATAAAGATTTGCAGTTTATCGAGTCTTTTTACTGATTCTAAACCCACAATTATTAATGCTGTAGGTTGCTGAATTTGTTGTTCCACATGAATACGAATACTTGTATCAAGACTATTATAATTGGGTTTCAATAATACTTTTTGAATTTTGTGAGACTCCCCTAGCATTTCCATGAATTTTTGCAGGATTGAATCCCGTAGACTTCCATAATTACAATACACCAAAACAACAGAAGATTCCCCATGAGTAAAGAGAGATTGCCCTAGCTAAACTGCGTAAGCCACTCTCATTAGCAATATCAATATCTATTGGTGTATTTCTTTCAACCATGATTTAGAGTTTTGGGTTTCTGCTAAGACCGGGTTGATACTAAACCAAGCTCCCTGGCGATCGGGATGTTCAAAAATAAACAAACTGCGTCATAATGTATACTATTCAATATCTCCTTTTACTCTTTGTTCCCGCATTACTGGAAAGACTAATTCCCATTCGTGGGGGTCAATAGCATTAGCGCGATAGTCTCTTTGTCTTTCAATTACCAGTTCTAAATATTCTCGCTCAAAGGGAGGATTTTGTTCTCGCAAACAGTCAAACAGTAATCGTAATAAATCACGAACTTCGCCACCACTGATTAAACATAAGCGGCCTAACCTTTCTTGGTGATCAAATAGTCCTGTAATCAAGTTTAAGTGCTCGCTAGGTAAAATGTCAGGAAAAGCCCTGGCTAAAAATATTTGCCGCATTACCTCTAATCCTTCTGTGTAAATTTCCCCAGAACGTAGTAACACAGCTATCATTGGCAATACTCTTGGTGAAACTCCACCACCCAAGGGATGTTGCAGTTCGGTGCTATCAATAGAGAGGTCCAAAAATTTACAAAGGAGTCTGTGTCTGTTTTTCTATAGTGTTAAGATTAGGAAAGAGCTAAGGAAATAATCAGGGTTTGGAATAGTTACGGATAGGAACTATCCATTAAGATGTTGATGACAAATTCATAACTGACCTCATATCCATAACATTTGTGAAATTGGCAAAACTAATGAGCCAGTTCCTAATGTGACTAAACCACAAATAGTGAGAATTACTTGTGAGTAAATTCAGGAATTCAGTTCTTAGTAAATTCAGGAATTCAGGGAAAATCTTTGTTGAGGTAACCGGAATATTCTTACAAGTCTAATGACGTGTTGAATAAAAATACCCTTGGTGGAAAACTCTTTGTTTCCTGCCTTTTGTTCTGAGTCGCCACAGCATAATCGCTATCATGTTTTTCTACCTGTTCAAGGAGACTAGGAGGGAAAACATTTCATAATATTTCTAGCCAGTAATCAAATGTATCCTTTGCTTCCGTTTTGGATATACTGAAATGCAAACCTAAAACCTCAAATGTTGGCATTTTCCTCCAATAGAACAAGCATAGACATACCTCTTCTTCTATCACTAGTTTCGGTTTCTGTCCTCCTCCTTGCTGATGTATACCTATCTTTTTACTTTCTATGTCACCTTGAAGTTTTTCATGCTGCATTTCACCTTGGGCTAACAAGTCTTGAAACTGATGGTTAGTTATTCCCAGTATTTATTTTGTACGATGTGGATATTCTTGAATATAGTTAATTTAGTAGATTTTTCCTTTTGGTACACCCTCAAAATTCCCTTCTACCATTTTTTCGACACCAAGTTAATTTTCCGGATAGGTATTTTACAAAAATATTAATTCCTCCTGCTCTTACGACTTAATAACCGAGAGATAAGACTGAAAAATACAACTGAACTCAATAATATTATAGAGGTAGTGCAAACTAACTTATTAATTTCTGGATCTGCACTGTTGTAGAGATTAAAAATTAATACAGGTAATAAAGCTGTGGGATTCATTAAACCATCTGACCAGTTTTGACTAAATAAAGCTGTGAAAATGTAGTGCTACTGTTTCACGTGCTGCACGTGCGATCACTAGAGAAATACCTGTAGTAATGCCTAGAATTGCTGCCGTGACAACAATCCTAAATGTAGTTTGAAATCGAGTTTCACCCAAAGCGGCTGAAGCCAGACTTTGTTAGATAGGTATCAGTTTTAATGCTTCCTGTGTTGTTAATACAATTACTGGCAACATAATTACAGATAAAGAATAGCCACCAGCTAAGGCAGTAAATTCTTTAGAGAAGAATTACCCCATAGGCAAACATACCAACAGCTATGGCAGGTATACCTGTGAGAGTAGAATTGAAAAAACGCACGAAATTAGTAATTTTATTAGTTCTACTAAATTCTGCTAGAAAAATTCCGGTCATGATACCTACAGGAATGCTCAAAAATGCCCCAATACCTACCTACCATGAGAATAGTTTCAATAATGGCATTAGGAAAGCCATTTTCAATCAAGGGACTGTATAACATTTCTGGTTTAAATCCAGACATTCTCCGCGACATAATTGCGCACAAAATTGATGATAAGGGAACAAATACTAATAAACTCAATCCAAAGGAAATGAAATTCAGTAGGTAAATAATCGTCTGCCATTTGGTAGAGGATCGATTAATTATTGAGATAGGGATTCATCTATTTCAGAGTTTAGGAATTTATAATTTATTCATATCAATTAGATACTTTTAATGAGATTTTTAGTGGACAATAAAAAACTATCTTTGTGCCTTATGTATTTTTTCAGTATTAATTTATCAACAGTCACTTGTGTCCAGATTATTGATTTGGATGATAGATGAAAGATGCTTATTTATTTTCCTTTCCAACCCATTGCACTAATAAGATAGCACCAATCTTCACAGCTAAAGTTAATGCAAACAAAACTAAACCTAAATAGCTTAATGCACCAATATGTAATGCAGGTTCACCTTCAGCAGATTCATTAGCTAAAACAGCAGGAATTGTATAAGCTGGATCAAGTAAAGATATACTAATTTAATTTGCATCACTAGCACCAAAATCCACAGTTCCAGCAGTTCCAGCAATAGTTTGACGAATACTAGCACCACTACCAATTGCTTAGTAATTAACTTTTAAGTCAGGATATTTCTGCTTAACTTCACTTGCATAAAGTTCGTAAAGTGGAGCCGGAAAAGTTGCTCCTGCACGGTTGAGAGTTTCTCCTTGAGCAATTACTGTCAAAATTGGAGTAAACACAACAGCCCCTGTTAGCACTGAAGTAGTCACTACACGGTTCAGAATGGTTCAGAATGGTTCAGAATGCTTCAGAATGGTTCAGAATGGTGGTCGAAAAACTCATACTACCTCAAGATTTAAGGAATATTTTCCTGAGAAAATTACAGCCTGAAATAAAGTTCATACTTGGTGATTAACTAGAAATTAATAGAAGTTAAAGAATAGATCTAGTACACAATTCTTTCTGTGGTATAATGGAGAGTTATAGATTTTATGTATTTTTGGTATTCTCTGCGCTCGCTAATTTAATTAAATATATATAACCGTGTAACTCTAACTTTTGGCCAAAACGAAGACAACCCCCTTGTATAAGATAAAATTAATTCTGCAAGAGGTCTAATAAATTAAACTATCTTTAAGATTCTTCCCAAAGGAGTAGTGATTTTATTCACCAATTCATGTTAAGGGGACTTAAACAAAAGTTAAGAGTAAAAAGGAGTATAATGGGATTTAGGTGTAGCTTTCACGTTAAAAGAAGCTGATGAAAGAAACCACTGCTGCAGCAATGGCACCATGGTTTGAAAGATGGTGTTAAAGGTTTGATGATGTATTTACTCATAAAGCGCAGAAAAGAGAGTTGAGACATGATTTAGGGGGATGATTGGGTGAAAGTGAGAGAAAAAACCTATTTCAAATGGCAGAGAATGCCCTAGGGATGACGTACCACCGATTACACCACGTTTTAAATGAAGCACCTTGGTCAAGTTCCCAAGTTAATGACCGTCGCTTAGAGATGATGAACACGTGTAGTCAGAGGAGAATCACCAGAGGATGTAGCTTAATAATTGATGATTCTGGCCATAGAAAGAAAAAGTGGGAATTTTAGGGATGGAGTAGGAAGAAAATGTATTGGAGAAATTGGGAAAAGGGATACTGGAATAGTAGTAGTAACAACACATCTATATGATGGCAGTAAAAGCTTACCATTAGATATAGAGTTAGATCACCACGGTGATTCTTTACCCAAAGGGAAACAAGACCCTCTATTTTAGAATAAACCTGAGTTAGGAATTAAATTAATAGATCTGACCTTGAGCCGTGGTTATCAACCAGGAATAGTAATTATAGATGCTGGATATGGCCACAATAGCTCTTCCTTATTAAAGATAGAAAATCGGCATTTAAAGTATTGAGGAGGATTAGCTAAAAATCCCAAAGTCCTTGCCAGTGAACAAGAGGATAGTCCACAAATATTTAGATTAGATGAATTAGCACAAAGTTTACCCCAAGAGGCTTTTACAGAAATTCAACTGGAGTTAGATAAACCCAAAACATTATGGGTAGTAACTAAAGAAGTAGAAATATCAGCCTTAACTGGAAAGGGCAATATTGCTATCATCATCAACACTTCTACTTTCTCTCAAGCCACTGATATTGACTACTTTATTACCAACGTTTCTTCATCAATTGTCACACCCCAATGGATAGTTGATATATATTCTCAAAGAAATTGGGTAGAAGTTGTTTACAGGGAACCCAAGGGATGGTTAGGACTCAACGAATATCAAGTTGGAGATAAAAGTAGTTTACTGCGCCATTTTATTTTGGTTTTCTGTGCCTACACTTTTATTCTTTGCCATCAGTGGACTGGAGGATTAAGACCAAGGTGGGCTAAGAAACCTTTGAATACTTTTACTGCAGCTTTAGAACCGTTGAGAACAGCTATATCTTTTCTCTTTATTGATTGGTTGAACTTGAATCCGGACGTGTTTCCTTCTGATCAAGCCAGTTTGGGCTACATTGGGGCTTGATTTTTGTTTACGTCCCGTTAATGGTGTGGCGCTAAGGAATTTCATGATTAGTGGCCAAAATTTGAATGCCTAGTAGCACAAGGTATAAATCAAATGTCATAACTAATACAGCGTAAGCTTTCCAGCGATTTGGAATGATTGGTTTATTTAAGGCTTGCTGAAAAAGTCATGAAAAAGCAAGAGAAGAATTGACTATATTACAAACCTATACAGGAACATCAGATGCAGAAGCAATAGAAGCACAAACACTTTTTGAAGTTTGGCTGGCAATACCTCGAAAATCTCGTCCTCCTAAAGATAATCTTCTCCCACTCAGAATCATTTATATGTCTGGTAACTCTTGAGAAGAAGGTATTGAAGAAAATATCATATAAGGCTTGCCAGTTAGCATATATTCTTTGCCTAAAACACTTGCTGATTATTTTAAATTTTGCAACAAAATTGGTCTTGATGTTGTATTGGAAGAATTACACGAATGTTGGCGAGAAAAAAGAGGCTCAATGGATGAAATATGGTATTATACCAAAATTTATCGAGTACATAATGTAATGCATCCTTATCTAGAATCACTCAAATCACATCAAATAAGCCTATTAATATCGCTTGTACCTATCCAAGCTAAATAACCAAAGAATGTAATAGTTCTGGTAATGTAACCTCAATAGCAACTGAACCATCTTTAATAGGATGATAAAGTCACGATTTTGTCGCCCATTTCAAACTATCTTTAGAACTCTTAGCCTTAACTAAATCTTTTAGCCAATCAGCAACTAAAATATCAAACTCTTGAGGAGACATTTCCTGTGGAGAAATATGAACTTTTTCTGCATAGTTCTTAATAATTTCATTGGCATCGAGATCATAATCTGCCGATTTATCAAAACTACCAAGTTTTTCTTCCTTCCACAAATAAAAGTTATCAGGAAAAGCAACGAAGAAAAAGGGAGTATTTGGTATAGCTGAATGTACTAGCAAATTACCTATGATTTCTGTGGCACGTAGTTGAGCAGATTTTCTCAGTAAAAATATCTTCTTAACCTCTGCTATTAGCTTAATTTTACCTTCAGCATTAAAAATGGCTATAATCGGCGCGATGCCTTAATCTAGCACCTTTAATTTCCCATTCTCGCCTGCGTATCATTTCATCAAGGCAAGAGCGGCAGACATTAACTTCTTTACGTACTGGGGAATACCAAACAGCAGTGATAGCCGTCGGTGAATCTTTTGCAATACATTTTTCTGTTTGAATTTGACAAATATCTTTTAGTATACACCGCTGGGTTCTACTCTTGTAATCATAGTTATTCTCCTGACTTCAATTTATTCGCCAACCACTCAGTTAGTCTATCTCTTGCATCTTCTATTAAGTCTTCTCTATCTTTGGGGTTAAGTACAGTTTGAAAGGAAGCATTTAAGGTTGTTTCAGCTTCATCTATAAGTATATCAGGCATATCCAGTAAGTATATCAGGCATATCCATGGGTCGCCGATAGCCCCTGTCGAAACGTTGCATATGTGATAATTCATGAGCTAAACAGGCAGGCTAGTACAGACATTCGGGAACTTGCACTAGAGTTATTACCAGGATAGGCATGTGCTCCTAAATAAACAACATTTTTATCTTCTATAAAACGTGTTCGAGAACTATTTACTTTTACTTCATCCGTCCGTAATCAGGATT
It encodes the following:
- a CDS encoding helix-turn-helix domain-containing protein; this translates as MQHEKLQGDIESKKIGIHQQGGGQKPKLVIEEEVCLCLFYWRKMPTFEVLGLHFSISKTEAKDTFDYWLEIL
- a CDS encoding WD40 repeat domain-containing protein, whose amino-acid sequence is MLTFSIDSRVELWNRDGILRKRLPRNGDSFISLSFNPDGNILAVNSDDKIRLWNQDGTLLMVLKGEKDELTSISFSPDGKTLGAGSGNRTIILRSLSDIKLDFLIKQGCELLKDYLENYPKTVEIDRSLCSTTL
- a CDS encoding transglycosylase SLT domain-containing protein; this translates as MLKKLQNKQIYLIAGAGLCAFLVGGMISAPQAGKTLSQWLNLSQNEPEQLSKSNKTNSIVFTLVSQSLPERVTKLIEITGKGSSPDRERARYLLASDYIETDQGEKALSLLEGLEKDYPALAAYILLKQAQAQDILGEKGKASDLRQKVLKDYPQEAAAVKAIYLIGQLKLHDQAIAKFPSHPLTWEIIRKRLQDNPNQSKLQLTLAKYAADEPGIVGILDQLVKQPQLTPADWELIGSVYWENNQFTKAATAYAKAPKTAKNLYRTARGLQLDKKRDQAVVLYKQQVQQFPTAEETGTALLRLAEIAPGKGVISYLDQIINKFPKQAPSALVKKAQLLETLKDNQSANTAWKLLLGKYSNSEEAAEYRWKTALNRSKSRDYVGAWQWAQPIAIENPKSILAPRASFWVGKWATMLGKQQEAHNAYKYVLSQFPQSYYAWRSASILGWDVGDFNNLRLMNPEIIPPQRPVPTAGSDAFKELYLLGQDHDAWLEWESEFKNKSQPTVAEQFTEGLMRLAKGENLSGITKISKLEDRETPAEYEEYAALSKQISYWQARYPFPYFEEIAKWSTARQVNPLLVTALMRQESMFQPKIKSTVGATGLMQVMPSTAAWIAPQINVDMKTLDLENPNDNIMLGTWYLDHTHQQYGNNSMLALASYNAGPGNVAKWLQTIPKQDPDEFLEEIPFGETRNYVRQVLGNYWNYMRLYNPSISALVAKYSAEQPKLPIQ